One region of Azoarcus sp. CIB genomic DNA includes:
- the groL gene encoding chaperonin GroEL (60 kDa chaperone family; promotes refolding of misfolded polypeptides especially under stressful conditions; forms two stacked rings of heptamers to form a barrel-shaped 14mer; ends can be capped by GroES; misfolded proteins enter the barrel where they are refolded when GroES binds), with the protein MAAKEVKFGDSARDRMVAGVNVLANAVKVTLGPKGRNVVLERSFGAPTVTKDGVSVAKEIELKDKFENMGAQMVKEVASKTSDIAGDGTTTATVLAQSIVREGMKYVAAGMNPMDLKRGIDKAVIATIEELKKLSKPCSTNKEIAQVGSISANSDSDIGEIIARAMDKVGKEGVITVEDGKSLNNELDVVEGMQFDRGYLSPYFINNPDKQVAILDNPFVLLFDKKISNIRDLLPVLEQVAKAGRPLLIVAEDVDGEALATLVVNNIRGILKTCAVKAPGFGDRRKAMLEDIAVLTGGQVIAEEVGLTLEKAALTDLGQAKRIEIGKENTILIDGAGQTDRIEARVKQIRVQIEEATSDYDREKLQERVAKLAGGVAVIKVGAATEVEMKEKKARVEDALHATRAAVEEGIVPGGGVALLRARVSLASLKGDNHDQDAGIKIVLRAMEQPLREIVANAGDEPSVVVNKVVEGSGNFGYNAATGEYGDMVEMGVLDPTKVTRTALQNAASVASLMLTTDCMVGEAAEDKPSMGAGMGGMGGMGGMGGMDMGM; encoded by the coding sequence ATGGCTGCAAAAGAAGTCAAGTTTGGTGATTCCGCCCGCGACCGCATGGTTGCCGGTGTCAACGTCCTGGCCAACGCCGTCAAGGTGACCCTCGGCCCGAAGGGCCGCAACGTCGTGCTCGAGCGCTCGTTCGGCGCCCCGACGGTGACCAAGGACGGCGTGTCCGTCGCCAAGGAAATCGAACTGAAGGACAAGTTCGAGAACATGGGCGCGCAGATGGTCAAGGAAGTCGCTTCCAAGACCTCCGACATCGCCGGTGACGGTACCACCACCGCGACCGTGCTGGCCCAGTCGATCGTCCGCGAAGGCATGAAGTACGTCGCCGCCGGCATGAACCCGATGGACCTGAAGCGCGGCATCGACAAGGCTGTCATCGCCACCATCGAAGAGCTCAAGAAGCTGTCGAAGCCCTGCTCGACGAACAAGGAAATCGCCCAGGTCGGTTCGATCTCCGCGAACTCGGACTCGGATATCGGCGAGATCATCGCCCGCGCGATGGACAAGGTTGGCAAGGAAGGCGTCATCACCGTCGAAGACGGCAAGAGCCTGAACAACGAGCTGGACGTCGTCGAAGGCATGCAGTTCGACCGCGGCTACCTGTCGCCCTACTTCATCAACAACCCGGACAAGCAGGTTGCCATCCTCGACAACCCCTTCGTCCTGCTGTTCGACAAGAAGATCTCGAACATCCGTGACCTGCTGCCGGTGCTGGAACAGGTTGCCAAGGCCGGCCGTCCGCTGCTGATCGTTGCCGAAGACGTCGATGGCGAAGCGCTGGCCACCCTGGTCGTGAACAACATCCGTGGCATCCTGAAGACCTGCGCCGTCAAGGCTCCGGGCTTCGGCGACCGCCGCAAGGCCATGCTGGAAGACATCGCCGTGCTGACCGGCGGCCAGGTCATCGCCGAAGAAGTCGGCCTGACCCTCGAGAAGGCTGCCCTGACCGACCTCGGTCAGGCCAAGCGCATCGAAATCGGCAAGGAAAACACCATCCTCATCGACGGCGCCGGCCAGACCGACCGCATCGAAGCGCGCGTCAAGCAGATCCGCGTGCAGATCGAGGAGGCCACCTCCGACTACGACCGTGAAAAGCTGCAGGAACGCGTGGCCAAGCTGGCCGGCGGTGTGGCAGTCATCAAGGTCGGTGCTGCGACCGAAGTCGAAATGAAGGAAAAGAAGGCCCGCGTCGAAGACGCGCTGCACGCGACCCGCGCTGCGGTCGAAGAAGGCATCGTCCCCGGCGGCGGTGTTGCGCTGCTGCGTGCCCGTGTCAGCCTGGCCAGCCTGAAGGGTGACAACCACGACCAGGACGCCGGCATCAAGATCGTGCTGCGCGCGATGGAGCAGCCGCTGCGCGAGATCGTCGCCAACGCCGGTGACGAACCCTCCGTGGTGGTGAACAAGGTTGTCGAAGGTTCGGGCAACTTCGGCTACAACGCTGCTACCGGCGAGTACGGCGACATGGTCGAGATGGGCGTGCTGGATCCGACCAAGGTCACCCGCACCGCGCTGCAGAATGCCGCCTCCGTGGCCAGCCTGATGCTCACCACCGACTGCATGGTTGGCGAGGCGGCTGAAGACAAGCCGTCGATGGGCGCCGGCATGGGTGGTATGGGCGGCATGGGTGGTATGGGCGGCATGGACATGGGCATGTAA
- a CDS encoding response regulator transcription factor, protein MRILLAEDDSVIADGLCRALRRGGFAVDHVASGAEADTALASQPYDLVILDLGLPRLPGIEVLKRLRARKSTIPVLILTAQDGVEDRVRGLDAGADDYLTKPFALPELEARVRALTRRGTGQARCIEVGSLSYDQADHVVKINGQVVEFSAREIGLLEVFVLRVGRLVSKDQLVDHLCGWGEEVSSNAIEVYVHRLRKKLEDSGVRIVTVRGLGYCLETVDAGQAAKA, encoded by the coding sequence ATGCGGATTCTGCTTGCGGAAGATGATTCCGTCATTGCCGACGGCTTGTGCCGTGCCCTCAGGCGTGGCGGTTTTGCGGTCGATCACGTGGCTTCCGGCGCCGAGGCCGATACTGCGCTGGCATCGCAGCCCTACGATCTGGTGATCCTCGACCTGGGCCTGCCGCGCCTGCCCGGTATCGAGGTCCTGAAGCGCCTGCGTGCGCGCAAGTCGACCATTCCGGTCCTGATTCTCACCGCCCAGGACGGCGTCGAGGATCGCGTGCGCGGCCTCGATGCCGGCGCGGACGACTACCTCACGAAGCCCTTCGCGTTGCCGGAACTGGAGGCGCGCGTACGCGCGCTTACCCGTCGCGGCACCGGCCAGGCGCGCTGCATCGAGGTCGGCAGTCTCTCCTACGATCAGGCTGACCACGTCGTGAAGATCAACGGCCAGGTGGTCGAATTCTCCGCGCGCGAGATCGGCCTGCTGGAAGTATTCGTCCTGCGGGTGGGGCGCCTCGTCAGCAAGGACCAGCTCGTCGATCACCTGTGCGGCTGGGGCGAGGAAGTCTCCAGCAACGCGATCGAGGTGTACGTTCACCGCCTGCGCAAGAAGCTCGAAGACAGTGGCGTGCGCATCGTGACGGTACGCGGGCTGGGGTACTGCCTGGAAACGGTGGATGCTGGCCAGGCGGCGAAAGCCTGA
- a CDS encoding sensor histidine kinase, giving the protein MLARRRKPDKTAAGARSPAQPNSLFGEILDWMLAPLLFLWPISIIVTHNVADNIANQPYDRALADSVRALARLVSVEEGGKVAVHFPAPPRALFRADQDDVVYYQVAHEGGDLITGDREIGGASAPPILIPEDVLYRDDVIHGEEVRIAYQFLRPWPEPVSPLVLVQVAETRNKRSDLASRVVTGVLLPQFAIIPLAVVLVWVGLTRGIAPLNRLQSLIRRRRPTDLSPIAAASVPEEVRPLIVAFNDMMARLEQNLQAQQRFIADAAHQMRTPLTGLRMQTELALQESDPVMLRESLSRIAQSTERASHLINQLLSLARAEASFEKLYAVETIDLRALVRDVALDLFPRAQAKNIDLGVEGGSDPLTVEGNPVLLREMIKNLVDNAIKYTPAGGSVTANTRYAGAPILEVEDTGVGIPEADRERVFERFYRVLGSGEDGSGLGLPIVREIAELHRATVTLNPNSGGRGTLVQVVFPRGHVPPPIQVYGDFPLG; this is encoded by the coding sequence ATGCTGGCCAGGCGGCGAAAGCCTGACAAGACGGCGGCGGGCGCACGCTCGCCGGCGCAGCCGAACTCGCTGTTCGGCGAGATCCTCGACTGGATGCTCGCGCCGCTGCTGTTCCTGTGGCCGATCTCCATCATCGTCACGCACAACGTCGCCGACAACATCGCCAACCAGCCGTATGACCGCGCGCTCGCCGACAGTGTGCGCGCCTTGGCGCGCCTGGTCTCGGTGGAGGAGGGGGGCAAGGTCGCGGTGCATTTCCCCGCGCCGCCGCGGGCGCTGTTCCGAGCCGACCAGGATGACGTCGTCTACTATCAGGTCGCGCACGAGGGGGGCGACCTCATCACCGGGGATCGCGAAATCGGCGGGGCGTCGGCGCCCCCGATCCTGATTCCCGAGGACGTGCTGTACCGTGATGACGTCATTCATGGCGAGGAAGTGCGTATCGCGTACCAGTTCCTGCGTCCCTGGCCCGAACCCGTCAGTCCCCTTGTGCTCGTTCAGGTCGCCGAAACCCGCAACAAGCGCAGCGACCTCGCCTCGCGCGTCGTCACGGGCGTGCTGCTGCCGCAGTTTGCCATCATCCCGCTCGCGGTCGTGCTGGTGTGGGTGGGGCTCACGCGCGGCATCGCGCCGCTCAACCGCCTGCAGAGCCTGATCCGCCGCCGTCGTCCCACGGATCTCTCGCCGATCGCGGCAGCGAGCGTACCCGAGGAAGTCCGCCCGCTGATCGTCGCCTTCAACGACATGATGGCCCGCCTCGAGCAAAACCTTCAGGCCCAGCAGCGCTTCATCGCCGACGCCGCGCACCAGATGCGCACGCCGCTTACCGGGCTGCGCATGCAGACCGAACTCGCGCTGCAGGAATCCGATCCTGTCATGCTGCGCGAGTCGCTGTCGCGCATCGCCCAGAGCACGGAGCGCGCGAGCCACCTGATCAACCAGCTGCTGTCGCTCGCACGCGCCGAGGCGAGCTTCGAGAAGCTTTATGCGGTGGAAACTATTGATCTGCGTGCGCTGGTGCGGGACGTCGCGCTGGATCTGTTTCCCCGCGCCCAGGCAAAGAACATCGACCTCGGCGTGGAGGGGGGCTCGGACCCCCTGACGGTCGAGGGCAACCCGGTGCTGCTGCGCGAGATGATCAAGAATCTCGTCGACAACGCGATCAAGTACACGCCCGCGGGCGGCAGCGTCACAGCGAACACGCGTTACGCCGGCGCGCCGATTCTGGAGGTCGAGGATACCGGCGTCGGTATACCCGAAGCCGACCGCGAGCGCGTGTTCGAGCGCTTCTACCGGGTGCTCGGAAGCGGCGAGGACGGTTCCGGCCTGGGGCTGCCGATCGTGCGCGAGATTGCCGAGCTGCATCGTGCGACCGTCACCCTCAATCCCAATTCAGGTGGGCGGGGTACGTTGGTGCAGGTCGTCTTCCCGCGCGGTCATGTCCCGCCGCCGATCCAGGTGTACGGTGATTTCCCGCTCGGTTAG
- a CDS encoding DUF485 domain-containing protein: protein MQNDMVTRIVANPKYQKLVSARSSFGWILTAIMMVVYYGYIAVIAFNKDLFAQRLGDGVMTVGIPVGLGVIVFTVIITGLYVRRANSEFDALTRDIVKESSK from the coding sequence ATGCAAAACGATATGGTGACAAGAATCGTCGCCAACCCGAAGTACCAGAAGCTCGTGAGCGCCCGCTCGTCGTTCGGCTGGATTCTGACGGCGATCATGATGGTCGTGTATTACGGCTATATCGCAGTCATCGCGTTCAACAAGGACCTGTTCGCACAGCGCCTCGGCGACGGCGTCATGACCGTGGGTATTCCCGTCGGTCTCGGCGTGATCGTGTTTACGGTCATCATCACCGGCCTCTATGTCCGTCGCGCGAACTCCGAGTTCGACGCGCTGACCCGGGACATCGTCAAGGAGAGCAGCAAATGA
- a CDS encoding cation acetate symporter: MSGRFMKYGGGLALALVAGAALAAGADLGQAEKQATNWTAILMFAAFVAGTLWITKWAAAKTKSAADFYTAGGGITGFQNGLAIAGDYMSAASFLGISAAVMANGYDGLIYSIGFLVGWPVITFLMAERLRNLGKFTFADVAAYRFKQTPIRAFAASGTLVVVAFYLIAQMVGAGQLIKLLFGLEYWMAVVIVGALMMVYVLFGGMTATTWVQIIKACLLLAGASFMAFMVLLSYGFSPEALFADAVRVKAGVAAAAGKTPEEAGILGQAIMGPGSFIKDPISAISFGMALMFGTAGLPHILMRFFTVPDAKEARKSVFWATTWIGYFYILTFIIGFGAIVLVSTNPQFLDAKGLIGGSNMAAIHLANAVGGNVFLGFISAVAFATILAVVAGLTLSGASAVSHDLYATVFKHGNADSASELRVSRMTTVALGIIAVVLGIAFEKQNIAFMVSLAFAIAASANFPVLFMSVLWKDCTTRGACWGGFLGLTTAVVLTVVSPSVWEATLGNPKGSALFPYTSPALFSMAAGFIGIWLFSILDNSARAKEDRAGYLAQKVRSETGIGAEGASGH; encoded by the coding sequence ATGAGCGGCCGCTTCATGAAATACGGCGGCGGGCTCGCGCTCGCCCTGGTAGCGGGCGCCGCACTGGCGGCGGGCGCTGACCTCGGTCAGGCCGAGAAGCAGGCGACCAACTGGACCGCGATCCTCATGTTCGCGGCGTTCGTGGCCGGCACGCTGTGGATCACCAAGTGGGCTGCAGCCAAGACCAAGTCGGCGGCCGACTTCTACACCGCCGGCGGCGGCATCACCGGCTTCCAGAACGGTCTGGCGATCGCCGGCGACTACATGTCGGCCGCGTCCTTCCTCGGTATTTCCGCCGCGGTCATGGCCAACGGCTACGACGGCCTGATCTACTCGATCGGCTTCCTCGTCGGCTGGCCCGTGATCACCTTCCTGATGGCTGAACGCCTGCGCAACCTCGGCAAGTTCACCTTCGCCGACGTCGCGGCGTACCGCTTCAAGCAGACCCCGATCCGCGCCTTTGCGGCCTCGGGTACGCTGGTCGTCGTGGCCTTCTACCTGATCGCGCAGATGGTCGGCGCCGGCCAGCTGATCAAGTTGCTGTTCGGCCTCGAGTACTGGATGGCGGTCGTCATCGTCGGTGCGCTGATGATGGTGTACGTGCTGTTCGGCGGCATGACCGCAACCACCTGGGTGCAGATCATCAAGGCCTGCCTGCTGCTCGCCGGCGCGTCCTTCATGGCCTTCATGGTGCTGCTGTCCTACGGCTTCTCGCCGGAAGCGCTGTTCGCCGACGCGGTGCGCGTCAAGGCCGGCGTGGCAGCCGCTGCAGGCAAGACTCCCGAAGAGGCCGGCATTCTCGGTCAGGCGATCATGGGACCGGGCTCCTTCATCAAGGATCCGATCTCCGCGATTTCCTTCGGCATGGCGCTGATGTTCGGTACGGCTGGCCTGCCGCACATCCTGATGCGCTTCTTCACCGTGCCGGATGCCAAGGAAGCACGCAAGTCGGTGTTCTGGGCGACCACCTGGATCGGCTACTTCTACATCCTCACCTTCATCATCGGCTTCGGCGCGATCGTGCTGGTCTCGACCAACCCGCAGTTCCTCGATGCGAAGGGCCTGATCGGCGGCAGCAACATGGCCGCTATCCACCTCGCCAACGCGGTCGGCGGCAACGTGTTCCTCGGCTTCATCTCCGCGGTTGCGTTTGCAACGATCCTGGCGGTGGTTGCCGGTCTCACGCTATCGGGCGCTTCGGCGGTGTCGCATGACCTCTACGCCACGGTGTTCAAGCACGGCAATGCCGACTCCGCGTCCGAACTGCGCGTCTCGCGCATGACGACGGTGGCGCTGGGCATCATCGCGGTCGTCCTCGGCATCGCGTTCGAGAAGCAGAACATCGCCTTCATGGTGTCGTTGGCCTTCGCGATTGCGGCTTCGGCCAACTTCCCGGTGCTGTTCATGTCGGTGTTGTGGAAGGACTGCACGACCCGCGGCGCGTGCTGGGGCGGTTTCCTCGGCCTGACTACCGCGGTGGTGCTGACGGTCGTGTCGCCGTCGGTGTGGGAAGCCACGCTCGGCAACCCGAAGGGGTCGGCGCTGTTCCCCTACACCTCGCCGGCGCTCTTCTCGATGGCCGCGGGCTTCATCGGCATCTGGCTGTTCTCGATCCTCGACAACAGCGCGCGTGCCAAGGAAGACCGTGCGGGCTACCTGGCGCAGAAGGTGCGTTCGGAAACCGGCATCGGGGCGGAAGGCGCCTCGGGCCACTAA
- the hemA gene encoding glutamyl-tRNA reductase: MQLYALGLNHHTAPLSIRERVAFQPERLDDALHDLTHARTVREAAILSTCNRTELYFATEQPQHAADWLARFHQMSLKEVSPYLYTYPQRDAIRHVFRVASGLDSMVLGEPQILGQVKDAARRAEEAGTMGTLLHKLFQNTFAVAKEVRSTTAIGANIVSMAAAAVHLSERIFERIGDQRVLFIGAGEMIELCAAHFAGASPKEMVVANRTEARAQVVASRFGAQVMRLDAIGDVLAQFDVVVSCTASPLPIVGLGMVERAIKARRHKPMVMVDLAVPRDIEAEVGALDDVFLYTVDDLAQVVDAGLESRQQAVIEAEEIINTRVDGFLHWMQARDAVPTIKALRQHAEMLRAVELERASKLLAKGEDPHKVLDALSHGLINKLMHGPTRFLNQSEGEQQADAARVVQQLFNLNSHD, encoded by the coding sequence ATGCAACTTTATGCTCTTGGCTTGAACCATCACACCGCCCCGCTCAGTATCCGGGAGCGGGTGGCGTTCCAGCCCGAGCGGCTGGACGATGCCCTGCACGACCTGACGCATGCGCGCACGGTGCGTGAGGCCGCGATCCTGTCGACCTGCAATCGCACCGAACTGTACTTCGCCACCGAGCAGCCGCAGCACGCCGCCGACTGGCTGGCGCGCTTCCATCAGATGTCCCTGAAGGAAGTGTCGCCCTACCTGTACACCTATCCGCAGCGCGACGCGATCCGCCACGTGTTCCGCGTCGCCAGCGGCCTCGACTCGATGGTGCTGGGCGAGCCGCAGATCCTCGGTCAGGTCAAGGACGCCGCGCGGCGGGCCGAAGAGGCGGGGACGATGGGTACCCTGCTGCACAAGCTGTTCCAGAACACCTTCGCGGTGGCCAAGGAAGTGCGCTCGACGACGGCGATCGGCGCCAACATCGTGTCGATGGCCGCGGCGGCGGTGCATCTGTCCGAGCGCATTTTCGAGCGCATCGGCGACCAGCGTGTGCTGTTCATCGGTGCGGGCGAGATGATCGAGCTGTGCGCCGCGCATTTCGCCGGGGCGAGCCCCAAGGAGATGGTCGTCGCCAACCGTACCGAGGCGCGCGCCCAGGTCGTCGCGAGCCGCTTCGGTGCCCAGGTGATGCGGCTGGACGCGATCGGCGACGTGCTGGCTCAGTTCGACGTCGTGGTGTCCTGTACGGCGAGTCCGCTGCCCATCGTCGGTCTGGGTATGGTCGAGAGGGCGATCAAGGCGCGCCGGCACAAGCCGATGGTCATGGTCGACCTCGCGGTGCCGCGCGACATCGAAGCCGAGGTCGGGGCGCTGGACGACGTCTTCCTGTACACGGTCGACGATCTTGCCCAAGTCGTCGACGCCGGTCTCGAGTCGCGCCAGCAGGCGGTGATCGAGGCCGAGGAAATCATCAATACGCGCGTGGATGGCTTCCTGCACTGGATGCAGGCGCGCGATGCGGTGCCCACGATCAAGGCGCTGCGCCAGCACGCCGAGATGCTGCGCGCCGTCGAGCTCGAACGTGCAAGCAAGTTGCTCGCGAAGGGCGAGGACCCGCACAAGGTGCTCGATGCCCTGAGCCACGGCCTTATCAACAAGCTGATGCACGGCCCGACCCGCTTCCTCAACCAGTCCGAGGGTGAGCAGCAGGCAGACGCCGCGCGGGTGGTGCAGCAGCTCTTCAACCTCAATTCGCACGACTAG
- the prfA gene encoding peptide chain release factor 1, with protein MKQSIREKLDFLSSRLAEVDRELASEDAAHDMDAFRALGRERAEIEPVVALYEAWRKTASDAASARDMLADVEMRELAEMELATCAERIAALEDELQRALLPRDPDDERNLFLEIRAGTGGDEAALFAGDLLRMYTRYAERQRWKVEVVSASESDLGGYKEVIVRVVGGGAYSRLKFESGGHRVQRVPATETQGRIHTSACTVAVMPEADELEAVNINPADLRIDTFRASGAGGQHINKTDSAVRITHLPTGIVVECQDDRSQHRNKAQAMSVLAARIHDMQLREQQAREAATRKSLVGSGDRSERIRTYNFPQGRVTDHRINLTLYKLDAVMEGEIDELVGALTAEHQAELLAALAGE; from the coding sequence ATGAAGCAGAGCATCCGCGAAAAGCTCGATTTCCTGAGCAGTCGACTGGCCGAAGTGGATCGCGAACTCGCCTCCGAGGATGCCGCGCACGACATGGACGCCTTCCGCGCGCTCGGGCGCGAGCGCGCGGAGATCGAGCCTGTCGTGGCGCTTTACGAGGCCTGGCGCAAGACCGCGAGCGATGCGGCGAGCGCCCGCGACATGCTTGCCGATGTAGAAATGCGCGAACTGGCCGAGATGGAGTTGGCGACCTGCGCGGAACGGATCGCGGCGCTGGAGGACGAACTGCAGCGCGCGCTGTTGCCGCGCGACCCCGACGACGAGCGCAACCTGTTCCTCGAGATCCGCGCCGGGACCGGCGGCGACGAGGCGGCGCTGTTCGCCGGCGACCTGCTGCGCATGTATACGCGCTACGCCGAACGGCAGCGCTGGAAGGTCGAGGTCGTGTCGGCGAGCGAATCGGATCTCGGCGGCTACAAGGAGGTCATCGTGCGCGTGGTCGGCGGCGGCGCGTATTCGAGACTGAAGTTCGAATCCGGCGGACACCGGGTGCAGCGGGTGCCGGCGACGGAGACGCAAGGGCGCATCCACACCTCCGCCTGCACGGTTGCGGTGATGCCCGAGGCCGACGAGCTCGAGGCCGTCAATATCAACCCGGCGGATCTGCGCATCGACACCTTCCGTGCAAGCGGCGCGGGCGGGCAGCATATCAACAAGACCGATTCGGCGGTGCGCATCACCCACCTGCCCACGGGCATCGTCGTCGAATGCCAGGACGACCGTTCGCAGCACCGCAACAAGGCGCAGGCGATGTCGGTGCTGGCCGCGCGCATCCACGACATGCAGTTGCGCGAGCAGCAGGCCCGCGAGGCCGCGACGCGCAAGAGCCTCGTCGGCAGCGGCGACCGTTCCGAGCGCATCCGCACCTACAACTTTCCGCAGGGCCGCGTCACCGATCACCGCATCAATCTCACGCTGTACAAGCTGGACGCGGTCATGGAGGGCGAGATCGACGAGCTGGTCGGCGCGCTCACGGCAGAACATCAGGCCGAGCTGCTGGCGGCGCTCGCCGGTGAGTGA
- the prmC gene encoding peptide chain release factor N(5)-glutamine methyltransferase, whose amino-acid sequence MDAPDAAPDIAGVLNWARARIAVVDARVLLRHVLQCSSARLAAYPEARLDEREWTEFRSLVERREAGEPVAYLIGEREFYGHPFMVGPAVLIPRPDTELLIELALAHFGDKPRTRVLDLGTGSGALAVTLALELPDADVTAVDRSREALLVAMANAARLKASVSFVLGDWFSQLGGDRYQLIVANPPYVAAGDPHLSEGDVRFEPGTALAAGPQGLDDLAAIAAQAPRHLEPGGWLFMEHGYDQAAAVRGLLTDAGFSSISSWKDLGGIERVSGGQWLGRGEPR is encoded by the coding sequence ATGGATGCTCCCGACGCGGCACCGGACATCGCCGGCGTACTCAACTGGGCGCGTGCCCGCATCGCCGTCGTCGATGCGCGGGTTCTGCTGCGCCATGTGCTGCAATGTTCGTCGGCGCGCCTCGCGGCCTACCCGGAGGCGCGGCTCGACGAGCGCGAATGGACGGAGTTCCGCAGCCTGGTCGAGCGCCGCGAGGCCGGCGAGCCGGTGGCCTACCTGATCGGCGAGCGCGAGTTCTATGGGCACCCCTTCATGGTTGGCCCGGCGGTGCTGATCCCGCGACCGGACACCGAGCTGCTGATCGAGCTGGCGCTGGCGCATTTCGGCGACAAGCCGCGCACGCGGGTGCTCGATCTCGGCACGGGCAGCGGCGCGCTGGCCGTGACGCTGGCGCTCGAGTTGCCCGACGCGGACGTGACGGCGGTGGATCGCTCGCGCGAGGCCTTGCTGGTCGCGATGGCCAATGCCGCGCGCCTCAAGGCGAGCGTGTCCTTCGTGCTCGGCGACTGGTTTTCGCAACTGGGGGGTGACCGCTACCAGCTGATCGTGGCCAACCCTCCGTATGTTGCGGCGGGCGACCCGCACTTGAGCGAGGGCGACGTGCGCTTCGAACCGGGGACCGCGCTGGCCGCGGGGCCGCAGGGGCTGGACGACCTCGCGGCCATCGCCGCGCAGGCGCCGCGCCACCTTGAGCCCGGCGGCTGGCTCTTCATGGAGCATGGTTACGATCAGGCGGCGGCCGTGCGCGGCCTGCTTACCGACGCGGGATTCTCGTCGATCTCGTCATGGAAGGATCTCGGCGGCATCGAACGCGTGTCGGGCGGCCAGTGGCTGGGACGTGGCGAGCCGCGCTGA
- the grxD gene encoding Grx4 family monothiol glutaredoxin, with translation MDIQNVIREQVTNNPVVLYMKGTPQFPMCGFSATAVQILKNLGVSDLFSVNVLENEDIRNGIKEYANWPTIPQLYIKGEFVGGCDIMREMYENGELKTMLGEAGVK, from the coding sequence ATGGACATCCAGAACGTCATTCGCGAGCAGGTCACCAACAACCCGGTCGTGCTCTACATGAAGGGTACGCCCCAGTTTCCGATGTGCGGCTTTTCCGCGACGGCGGTGCAGATCCTCAAGAACCTGGGCGTGAGCGATCTGTTCTCGGTGAACGTGCTCGAGAACGAAGACATCCGCAACGGCATCAAGGAATACGCCAACTGGCCGACGATTCCGCAGCTCTACATCAAGGGCGAGTTTGTCGGTGGCTGCGACATCATGCGCGAGATGTACGAGAACGGCGAACTGAAGACGATGCTCGGCGAAGCCGGCGTCAAGTAA
- a CDS encoding nucleotidyltransferase family protein — translation MKSTACKRLVSILKTPTQATKLDLSEWSQLVASARSANLAGLLAERIAAADIPVPAEATRHLEALRQLSRRQTQSVRWEVHGLQRALCQLGIPVVLLKGAAYAVSDHPVGRGRLFGDIDILVPHHALGDVELRLMVAGWASGKNSPYDQRYYRTWMHELPPMVNVRRGTVLDVHHTILPLTSRHSPDAETIIRAASALPDLPAVRIPRPEHLLIHSIVHLLHEGELHNGLRDLFDIDGLLRMGANEADFWTRVVDASRTLDVVAPVAFGLHLARHLLDSPIPPHVLADMRNAAGGPASRLLTMLYTTAIRPENEAGESPAATLARFAIYVRAHWLRMPPHLLLRHLAHKSIARLRKDEPAVEGRA, via the coding sequence ATGAAATCGACGGCCTGCAAGCGCCTCGTTTCCATCCTCAAGACGCCCACGCAGGCGACGAAACTGGACCTTTCCGAATGGTCGCAACTGGTCGCGAGCGCACGCTCGGCAAACCTCGCCGGCCTGCTTGCCGAACGCATCGCTGCTGCAGACATCCCCGTTCCTGCCGAGGCGACACGGCATCTGGAGGCCCTCCGACAGCTTAGCCGTCGCCAGACGCAGTCGGTGCGCTGGGAAGTACATGGATTGCAGCGCGCGCTTTGCCAGCTCGGCATTCCGGTGGTGCTGCTGAAAGGGGCCGCCTATGCGGTATCCGACCATCCGGTCGGGCGCGGGCGCCTGTTCGGCGACATCGACATCCTCGTGCCGCACCACGCCCTCGGCGACGTCGAGCTGCGCCTGATGGTCGCCGGCTGGGCGTCGGGCAAGAACTCGCCCTACGACCAGCGCTACTACCGCACGTGGATGCACGAGTTGCCGCCGATGGTGAACGTGCGGCGCGGCACTGTGCTCGACGTCCATCACACGATCCTGCCGCTTACGTCACGGCACAGCCCCGACGCCGAAACGATCATCCGGGCGGCCTCCGCGCTGCCCGATCTGCCCGCAGTCCGCATCCCGCGCCCCGAGCACCTGCTGATCCACAGCATCGTGCACCTGCTGCACGAAGGCGAACTCCACAACGGCCTGCGCGATCTTTTTGATATCGACGGGCTCCTGCGCATGGGCGCCAACGAAGCCGATTTCTGGACGCGCGTCGTCGACGCCTCACGCACGCTCGACGTCGTCGCGCCGGTCGCATTCGGCCTGCACCTTGCCAGGCATCTGCTCGACAGCCCGATTCCGCCGCATGTGCTTGCGGACATGCGAAATGCCGCGGGCGGACCGGCCTCGCGCCTGCTGACGATGCTGTACACGACCGCGATCCGCCCCGAGAACGAGGCGGGCGAGAGCCCCGCAGCGACGCTCGCCCGCTTCGCGATCTACGTCCGCGCCCATTGGCTGCGGATGCCGCCGCATCTCCTGCTGCGCCACCTCGCGCACAAGTCGATCGCGCGGCTCAGAAAAGACGAGCCCGCCGTCGAAGGGCGGGCCTGA